From Candidatus Paceibacterota bacterium, a single genomic window includes:
- a CDS encoding DUF1653 domain-containing protein, with protein sequence MESNIKTGKYRHYKGGEYEVIGVGKHSETLEDFVIYRHRDNELSELWVRPLGMFLETVEVDGREVPRFAYIG encoded by the coding sequence ATGGAAAGTAATATCAAAACAGGGAAGTATCGGCATTATAAAGGCGGCGAGTACGAGGTCATCGGTGTTGGGAAGCACTCCGAGACACTTGAAGACTTTGTTATTTATCGGCATCGAGACAATGAACTCTCCGAGCTCTGGGTGCGGCCGCTCGGAATGTTTCTTGAGACCGTCGAAGTGGACGGCAGAGAAGTGCCACGGTTTGCATATATTGGTTAG